A genomic segment from Leptospira ryugenii encodes:
- a CDS encoding NADase-type glycan-binding domain-containing protein, producing MEFPIVSQAPEQANSFELKSNESLRDILKEKLGDSIPGRFISSYSSIPSGGVAWSSSFLAEYPGRPVPKLKPKDPSKVVELYEATCRWTAYNVQDGQPFTLWCEGVAGSGIGEVVLAPIYLEIDHFYIVPGFYSPRVYEEYSRTKKIVVHYLQPARILPMDFGGFVMEGVIYSDKQEIELSDVSGSQKISISNHKRLVELAKEIRGKVDRPLFGLVAIEIVSVTEGTKYKEHTCISEIGNQYENSYYVRGPLK from the coding sequence TTGGAGTTTCCAATTGTTTCTCAAGCGCCGGAACAGGCAAATAGTTTTGAACTGAAAAGCAATGAATCCCTTCGGGATATTTTGAAAGAAAAATTAGGAGACTCAATTCCAGGAAGATTTATCTCATCCTATTCTAGTATTCCGTCAGGCGGTGTTGCCTGGTCATCCTCCTTTTTAGCAGAATATCCTGGACGACCAGTACCAAAGTTGAAACCAAAAGATCCATCAAAAGTTGTTGAATTGTATGAGGCTACGTGCAGGTGGACAGCCTATAACGTGCAGGATGGCCAACCTTTTACTCTTTGGTGTGAGGGAGTTGCTGGATCTGGTATTGGAGAGGTTGTGTTAGCTCCCATCTATTTAGAAATAGATCATTTTTATATCGTACCTGGGTTTTATTCGCCAAGAGTGTATGAAGAATATTCAAGAACCAAGAAGATAGTAGTACATTACCTTCAGCCAGCTAGAATCTTACCTATGGATTTCGGTGGTTTTGTCATGGAGGGAGTAATTTATAGCGATAAACAAGAAATTGAATTATCCGATGTTAGTGGCTCACAGAAAATTTCCATTTCCAATCACAAGAGGTTAGTAGAATTGGCAAAAGAAATCCGAGGAAAAGTAGATCGTCCTCTTTTTGGTTTGGTCGCTATCGAAATAGTCTCTGTAACGGAAGGTACAAAATATAAAGAA